One genomic segment of Huiozyma naganishii CBS 8797 chromosome 8, complete genome includes these proteins:
- the KNAG0H03260 gene encoding putative phosphotransferase (similar to Saccharomyces cerevisiae YDR109C; ancestral locus Anc_8.257): MGEAGYYIGVDVGTGSARAVMLQHDGAALALEEHPIKRQELRVDFITQSSSEIWSAVCHCVRGVVTKSGVNPRLVKGIGFDATCSLVAVDAVTGDAVPVGPNFDDSTQNIILWMDHRATRETDAINATGDRCLKYVGGQMSVEMELPKIKWLKGHMPRGQFTKCKFFDLPDYLTFMATAKDRRSFCSAVCKQGLLPPGVDGSEGHWSPEFLEAVGLSELIDTNFVQLGGTSESKPKFLTAGQPVGQLTLEASEQFGLSTSCIVASGVIDAYAGWIGSVGAKFDQSHKSSGLDVAITRLALIAGTSTCHIMLSKGPQFVPGVWGPYRDVLIPGYWCAEGGQSCTGALLAHILETHPAHEELVRLAAKQQVSHFEYLGLMLDTLMMKRQVRNVLELSRSFFLYGDFHGNRSPLADPSMRATVIGQSMDVSIESLAVEYLAACEFIALQTRQIVETMVRNGHVVECVYMSGGQCRNSLLMQLIADSVGVPVVLPKYTDCCVVFGAALLACCASKGCDGIEADQSTRLWDIMTAMTPMGTRVLPNDDSSFERKYMDAKYGIFLDMIERQKLYRSQMDQVFRSIT; the protein is encoded by the coding sequence ATGGGGGAAGCTGGATATTACATTGGTGTGGATGTGGGCACTGGGTCTGCGCGGGCTGTCATGCTGCAACATGACGGGGCCGCTTTGGCTCTCGAGGAGCACCCTATAAAGAGACAGGAATTGAGAGTCGACTTCATCACTCAATCTTCCAGTGAGATTTGGTCTGCCGTTTGTCACTGCGTTCGTGGAGTGGTGACGAAGTCTGGGGTCAACCCTCGTCTGGTTAAAGGTATTGGGTTCGATGCTACATGTTCGTTGGTCGCTGTGGATGCGGTGACCGGTGATGCCGTGCCCGTGGGGCCCAACTTCGACGATTCGACGCAGAATATAATCCTTTGGATGGACCACAGGGCCACACGAGAGACAGATGCAATCAATGCAACTGGGGACAGGTGTTTGAAGTACGTCGGTGGCCAAATGTCTGTGGAAATGGAACTGCCAAAGATTAAATGGCTGAAGGGTCATATGCCCCGTGGACAGTTCACCAAGTGTAAGTTCTTTGATCTTCCAGACTACCTAACTTTTATGGCAACGGCGAAGGACAGAAGATCATTTTGCTCTGCCGTGTGTAAACAAGGTTTACTTCCCCCGGGGGTTGACGGCTCAGAGGGGCATTGGTCCCCGGAGTTTCTGGAAGCTGTGGGTCTCTCGGAGTTGATAGACACCAATTTTGTCCAACTTGGTGGCACTTCAGAGAGCAAGCCGAAGTTTTTAACCGCGGGACAGCCCGTCGGGCAACTAACCTTAGAGGCTTCAGAACAATTTGGTCTCTCTACGTCGTGTATAGTGGCATCGGGTGTCATTGATGCGTATGCAGGTTGGATTGGGTCCGTCGGGGCCAAGTTTGACCAGTCACATAAATCAAGTGGGCTAGACGTAGCGATAACGAGACTTGCACTGATAGCAGGCACGTCAACATGTCACATTATGCTCTCCAAGGGTCCGCAATTTGTTCCCGGTGTGTGGGGGCCCTATAGAGACGTTTTGATACCTGGGTACTGGTGTGCAGAGGGTGGGCAAAGTTGTACTGGGGCCCTACTGGCACATATCTTGGAGACACACCCTGCGCACGAAGAACTGGTAAGATTAGCAGCTAAACAACAGGTGTCCCATTTTGAGTACTTGGGCTTGATGCTGGACactttgatgatgaagaggcAAGTAAGAAACGTGCTGGAATTGTCACGCAGCTTCTTCCTCTACGGAGACTTCCACGGCAACAGATCCCCACTGGCAGACCCCTCGATGCGGGCCACAGTGATCGGCCAATCGATGGATGTGTCTATTGAGTCCCTCGCCGTGGAGTATCTGGCCGCCTGCGAGTTTATCGCGTTACAAACAAGACAGATTGTGGAAACCATGGTGCGGAACGGACATGTTGTCGAGTGTGTGTACATGTCCGGCGGCCAATGTCGAAACTCTCTGCTGATGCAATTAATAGCGGATAGTGTCGGCGTACCTGTGGTGTTGCCGAAATATACCGATTGCTGCGTTGTGTTTGGTGCTGCACTACTTGCTTGTTGTGCCAGTAAAGGTTGCGATGGAATCGAGGCAGATCAGAGCACAAGATTGTGGGATATAATGACTGCCATGACCCCAATGGGTACTCGCGTACTCCCCAATGACGATTCGTCCTTCGAGCGTAAATACATGGATGCTAAATATGGTATATTCTTAGACATGATTGAGCGTCAGAAATTATACAGATCGCAAATGGACCAAGTTTTCCGCTCTATTACATAG
- the GAA1 gene encoding GPI-anchor transamidase subunit GAA1 (similar to Saccharomyces cerevisiae GAA1 (YLR088W); ancestral locus Anc_8.261), with the protein MGLFETLQRKAVKLGLLPKLLAALPLLSALTAVVSVVMILIIPMNGQYRNTYISENALMPSQAYSYFRETEWNILRGYRTEIEVLNSRGVSASDRYDIVAGWLNEFGAKTAVYRNEEMGDTLYGVLHAPRGDGTEAMVLCAPWNNSEGEFNIGGSALAIALSRYFSRWPVWSKNIIVVFSDNPSVALRSWVEAYHTSLDLTGGSIEAAVILDYPSNNDYFNYTEIHFEGLNGELPNLDLVNVAVHITQHEGMKVSLHGLPRSELEKNNYWSRLKLLFLGMKDSTLAGMKKAHGNEVFSGWRIQAVTLKARGEGQIDITTFGRIPEAMFRSINNLLEKFHQSFFFYFLLSPNNFVSISSYLPSAVLLSITFAIAAVDATVNNAYASALHITYTLLAALASVISLLVSFLVAHWFLYSTTSPLYLILGSVVLAVSPLVMSRSNNALREPVCYRMRTLGYIYYSLILTSLLMLNFPLAFSIGLFGYPMTLVKPLNIYSKSQMSLKLRNSVLLVISNPFVATWLICTVVENSEFPNLDVFAALFSAWKDLNCWTWFVLCLGWLPTWLLVTFSSFTSIPAAETTIEKKSN; encoded by the coding sequence ATGGgtctttttgaaactttgcAGCGGAAAGCGGTGAAGCTGGGGCTTCTTCCGAAGCTGTTGGCGGCACTGCCGCTCCTGTCTGCACTGACAGCGGTTGTGTCCGTTGTTATGATCCTGATTATACCGATGAATGGGCAATACAGGAACACGTACATTTCAGAGAACGCGCTGATGCCGTCTCAGGCGTATAGTTACTTTAGAGAGACGGAGTGGAACATTTTGAGAGGATACCGTACCGAGATCGAGGTGTTGAACAGCAGAGGTGTCTCAGCAAGTGACCGTTATGATATTGTCGCTGGCTGGTTGAATGAATTTGGTGCCAAGACGGCTGTTTACCGCAACGAGGAAATGGGAGACACGCTTTACGGTGTTCTACATGCCCCAAGAGGTGACGGTACAGAGGCAATGGTCCTGTGCGCGCCATGGAACAATTCCGAGGGTGAATTCAACATTGGTGGGAGTGCACTCGCCATCGCTCTGTCAAGATACTTCTCTCGTTGGCCAGTATGGTCCAAAAATATCATCGTCGTGTTTTCAGATAACCCAAGCGTCGCGTTGAGATCCTGGGTGGAAGCATACCATACATCACTGGATCTTACTGGTGGGTCAATTGAGGCTGCAGTGATCTTGGATTATCCCAGCAACAATGATTATTTCAACTACACAGAAATTCATTTTGAAGGGCTGAACGGTGAGTTGCCCAATTTGGATTTAGTCAACGTGGCTGTTCACATCACACAACATGAGGGGATGAAAGTATCCTTACATGGGCTACCAAGGAGcgaattggagaaaaaTAACTACTGGTCGAGACTGAAGCTGTTATTTCTTGGCATGAAGGATTCCACACTGGCAGGAATGAAGAAGGCACATGGGAACGAAGTGTTCAGCGGATGGAGAATTCAGGCAGTTACTTTGAAGGCGCGTGGAGAAGGCCAGATCGATATCACAACGTTTGGTCGTATCCCGGAGGCCATGTTCAGGTCAATCAACAACCTATTGGAAAAATTCCATCaatccttcttcttttatttCCTACTGTCCCCCAACAATTTTGTGTCCATCAGCAGTTACCTTCCAAGTGCCGTCCTGCTTTCAATCACATTTGCCATTGCTGCAGTGGACGCGACAGTTAACAACGCGTATGCATCAGCACTTCACATCACCTACACGCTACTAGCTGCTCTAGCATCCGTCATCAGTCTGTTAGTGTCGTTCCTTGTTGCCCATTGGTTTCTTTACTCCACGACTTCACCTCTGTATTTGATACTGGGGAGCGTCGTATTAGCTGTGTCTCCCTTAGTCATGTCGAGATCGAATAATGCGTTGAGAGAACCAGTTTGCTACAGAATGAGAACCCTCGGCTACATCTACTACAGTTTGATCCTAACATCGTTACTAATGCTAAACTTTCCCTTGGCCTTTTCCATTGGGCTGTTCGGTTACCCAATGACGTTGGTGAAACCTCTTAATATCTATTCAAAGTCACAGATGAGTTTGAAGTTGAGGAATTCTGTATTACTGGTAATATCAAACCCGTTCGTTGCCACCTGGTTGATCTGTACAGTGGTTGAAAATTCAGAGTTCCCCAACTTAGACGTGTTTGCTGCGTTATTTTCTGCTTGGAAAGATTTGAATTGTTGGACATGGTTTGTTCTCTGTCTAGGTTGGCTCCCTACGTGGTTATTGGTCACATTTTCCTCATTTACAAGTATTCCCGCTGCAGAGACAACAATAGAAAAGAAATCTAATTAG
- the TRS85 gene encoding Trs85p (similar to Saccharomyces cerevisiae GSG1 (YDR108W); ancestral locus Anc_8.255): MAFSYEHYMNLLSHLECASETVPPDIARRIVSHAVAPVITVTSSLALDDHIMESYKVQSAYLLFRLFGGCISDRDQLMEHYTLDDSSTGGRTRKRSNSLFQRDATQSQFIRFAQPLPDLLRSYTEQQGLFDNDSLEWYLTHYLSWIQKLTATDPEKVEQLPDELTPSSPPQRGKPLPHKLLRNAVYHNFFALAVSSTTRISPFETFNVPVMNLIAIDVSRGQDYEVVRDLVTTFKNLNKFLEDFPVFINVNDILPMIVLCYDAADETQLATCEQLQRKIKKCLFVDSIPLALWDEDPESPLVPLHEPIMSSLDEIVKFYSSNSSAGGDEVGTDGHSRAALPLNIITHMYQALDVLVDEMLIPFMHRKTKYWEENILQPRKSIFHGSNNFFKKFIGKTTTQRDPSDTQFFPASSTECLLRKLADWSLMLSDFKTAYLTYDSLSNDLQNSPNYLASCLEWCAVSLLLGAQNIVTVKMIKTEITPLIERAVATYRQQGRSSYETRCMILSAELFLALRDTWTSTPYAIRYLETILRDCPQLGACSQVMIWERLSDCYQSRTDPRVASALSTNTSPGSAQPGNEILAQGFTRKRKAAFFRLIAAKKWAEQGQWRQVQWCLHDIKDIYTASALYDKKGLLIDRLNTEVQSFSM; the protein is encoded by the coding sequence ATGGCGTTTTCTTATGAGCACTACATGAATCTGCTGTCCCATTTGGAGTGCGCTTCGGAGACCGTACCGCCAGATATCGCAAGACGAATAGTGTCGCATGCAGTGGCACCAGTGATCACAGTCACTTCGAGTCTGGCACTCGATGATCACATCATGGAGAGCTACAAAGTGCAGTCTGCGTACCTCTTGTTCAGACTCTTTGGAGGGTGTATCTCCGACAGAGACCAGTTGATGGAACATTACACACTGGATGACAGCTCGACCGGCGGACGCACTAGGAAGAGatcaaacagtttgttcCAGAGAGACGCAACACAGTCCCAGTTTATAAGGTTTGCTCAACCGTTGCCAGATCTGCTGCGGTCGTACACGGAACAGCAGGGACTCTTTGATAACGATTCTCTGGAGTGGTACCTGACACATTACCTCTCTTGGATCCAAAAATTGACCGCTACTGATCCGGAGAAGGTTGAGCAGTTACCCGATGAACTGACACCGtcatcaccaccacaacGGGGGAAGCCTCTCCCGCATAAACTACTACGCAATGCTGTATACCATAACTTCTTCGCTCTGGCTGTATCCTCAACAACTAGAATATCACCCTTTGAGACATTCAACGTCCCAGTGATGAATCTGATTGCGATTGACGTATCTAGGGGGCAAGACTACGAAGTGGTACGAGACCTGGTgacaactttcaaaaatttgaacaagttcttAGAGGATTTCCCAGTCTTCATCAATGTTAACGATATCTTGCCCATGATAGTGCTGTGCTACGATGCAGCAGACGAAACCCAGCTGGCCACATGTGAACAATTACAACGCAAGATCAAGAAATGTTTATTTGTAGATAGTATCCCGTTGGCACTATGGGACGAGGATCCAGAATCACCACTTGTGCCACTGCATGAACCGATCATGTCCTCACTGGACGAAATTGTGAAATTCTACAGTTCAAACAGCAGTGCGGGAGGAGACGAAGTTGGTACAGATGGTCACTCAAGGGCGGCGCTGCCGTTAAACATCATAACGCACATGTACCAAGCACTCGACGTTCTAGTAGATGAAATGCTCATACCTTTCATGCACAGGAAGACGAAATACTGGGAGGAAAACATTCTTCAACCACGGAAATCCATCTTCCATGGATCaaacaacttcttcaaaaaattcatAGGtaaaacaacaacacagaGAGATCCCTCAGATACACAATTCTTCCCAGCGTCTTCCACAGAATGCCTGCTACGTAAACTAGCAGATTGGTCCCTAATGCTCTCGGATTTCAAGACTGCGTACCTGACTTACGACTCACTCTCTAACGACCTACAAAACTCACCAAATTACCTTGCATCGTGCCTCGAATGGTGTGCAGTATCACTGCTCCTCGGGGCACAAAACATAGTCACCGTGAAAATGATCAAGACAGAGATAACTCCACTGATAGAAAGGGCAGTCGCCACGTACAGGCAACAGGGCCGCAGCTCGTACGAGACACGGTGCATGATTCTCTCCGCAGAATTGTTCTTGGCCTTGAGAGACACTTGGACATCAACTCCATACGCAATACGGTACCTAGAGACCATCCTCAGGGACTGTCCGCAACTGGGGGCTTGCTCCCAGGTCATGATATGGGAGAGGCTCAGCGATTGCTACCAATCCCGCACAGACCCAAGGGTTGCATCAGCTCTCAGTACAAACACATCGCCTGGATCTGCCCAGCCGGGAAACGAGATCCTCGCACAGGGGTTCACCAGGAAGAGGAAGGCGGCATTTTTCCGGCTAATAGCAGCAAAGAAATGGGCAGAACAAGGCCAATGGCGCCAGGTTCAATGGTGTCTGCATGACATCAAGGATATATACACTGCTTCAGCACTGTACGATAAAAAGGGACTTCTAATTGATAGACTAAATACAGAAGTTCAAAGTTTCTCTATGTAA
- the FOB1 gene encoding replication fork barrier binding protein FOB1 (similar to Saccharomyces cerevisiae FOB1 (YDR110W); ancestral locus Anc_8.262) encodes MTPRVIRGFTEEFERNPYDVDRIESSFSTETNPKLVPVIGDKWSNYADEKLDIEFCKRGERDITAYAPTQPGRMSQELYALFKNDDVTKENIARLYPTDRSGDESRKMMYITRRYYKDANGMIRDATMNNRIVYDPIHTFDIIMSCHLMNKHLGSERVYRCLREFYANGGPLLIKRTLEYCSVCNPSLKLTPKVQPKPYLFEKALPLERITIEIIEPFPNEKVEGKYSNMVVMKDFIGRFEWLEPLKNTKFKNIVPVVAKMILSFPRVPIWVESNTLDWSDLFDIFEMIVTKYGIKIGLGCTTRSSAAQATARINRDLNDHHDECLFDFNNCLKYGPTKYNQIKYLGFHKSPCDIISHSETQLKAKFRAKRAFILKHSPSSCVMNRGMGTLYLESPNGIQEDAAASSADELSSAKDAEDEERDNSTREGSGNGEESDTEPAVDHSRRSKKKKIAGVKEEPQRSFSPMKDSQRTLFEEDSEQNDSMELPTPSTSHQNLARSLQRRKFEISKSDTADTSEL; translated from the coding sequence ATGACCCCCCGCGTTATTCGAGGGTTCACAGAAGAATTTGAACGAAACCCATATGACGTTGATAGAATAGAAAGCTCGTTTAGTACAGAAACCAATCCAAAACTGGTTCCTGTGATTGGGGATAAGTGGTCGAATTACGCAGATGAGAAGTTAGATATTGAATTTTGCAAACGGGGGGAGAGAGATATTACTGCATATGCTCCTACCCAGCCAGGGCGCATGTCACAAGAACTGTACGCCCTATTCAAAAATGACGATGTTacgaaagaaaatataGCGAGGTTATACCCTACGGACAGATCTGGTGACGAGAGCAGGAAAATGATGTATATTACGCGACGGTATTACAAGGATGCGAACGGGATGATCCGGGATGCCACCATGAACAACAGAATCGTTTATGATCCAATCCATACATTTGACATCATCATGTCGTGCCATTTGATGAACAAGCATCTGGGGTCCGAGCGTGTCTATAGGTGTTTGAGGGAATTCTATGCCAATGGGGGGCCACTTCTTATAAAAAGAACACTCGAATACTGCTCGGTTTGTAATCCAAGCCTAAAACTCACCCCCAAAGTACAACCTAAACCGTATCTTTTCGAGAAGGCATTACCGCTCGAACGAATTACAATAGAAATCATTGAACCCTTTCCCAATGAAAAGGTCGAGGGCAAATACAGCAATATGGTCGTGATGAAGGATTTTATCGGTAGATTTGAATGGTTAGAACCCTTGAAGAATACTAAATTTAAAAATATCGTTCCCGTGGTAGCCAAGATGATTCTGAGTTTTCCTAGAGTGCCAATCTGGGTCGAGTCCAACACCTTGGACTGGTCCGATCTGTTtgacatctttgaaatgaTAGTGACGAAATATGGAATAAAGATTGGATTGGGGTGTACTACCCGTAGTTCAGCAGCCCAGGCAACTGCCCGTATAAACAGGGACTTGAATGACCACCACGACGAGTGTCTTTTCGATTTTAACAACTGTCTCAAGTACGGTCCTACGAAATATAATCAGATCAAGTACCTAGGGTTCCACAAATCACCTTGTGATATAATATCGCATTCAGAGACTCAATTGAAGGCGAAATTTAGAGCGAAGCGTGCATTCATCCTAAAGCATTCTCCCTCCAGTTGCGTAATGAATCGAGGGATGGGGACCCTGTATCTCGAAAGTCCTAATGGAATCCAGGAGGACGCAGCAGCATCTTCGGCGGATGAGTTGTCCTCCGCAAAAGATGCtgaggacgaggagagAGATAACAGCACGCGGGAAGGTTCCGGCAATGGGGAAGAAAGCGATACAGAACCGGCAGTGGATCATTCGCGACGctccaaaaagaagaagattgcCGGAGTGAAGGAAGAACCGCAACGTTCTTTCTCGCCGATGAAGGATTCACAGAGGACTCTTTTCGAGGAGGATTCGGAACAAAACGACTCAATGGAACTGCCAACTCCTTCGACGTCTCATCAGAACTTGGCCAGATCACTGCAGAGACGGAAGTTTGAAATCAGTAAAAGTGACACCGCTGATACAAGCGAACTGTAG
- the MRX14 gene encoding mitochondrial 54S ribosomal protein bL34m (similar to Saccharomyces cerevisiae YDR115W; ancestral locus Anc_8.267) encodes MSLLLSTVAGIARTRAVGASALLTGGIRPTTGVVTLTRRWKSRGNTYQPSTLKRKRKFGFLARVRASFRSKVLKRRKEKGRWYLSH; translated from the coding sequence ATGTCGCTACTGCTCTCTACTGTTGCTGGGATTGCGAGGACCCGTGCTGTTGGTGCCTCTGCGCTTTTGACGGGCGGGATTAGGCCCACGACTGGGGTTGTGACTCTAACGCGGCGTTGGAAGTCCAGGGGGAACACGTACCAGCCAAGCACGCTCAAGAGGAAGCGGAAGTTTGGGTTTCTTGCGCGTGTGCGAGCGTCCTTTAGGTCGAAGGTTCTGAAGAGGCGTAAAGAGAAGGGCAGGTGGTACCTGTCCCACTAG
- the ECM3 gene encoding putative ATPase ECM3 (similar to Saccharomyces cerevisiae YNL095C and ECM3 (YOR092W); ancestral locus Anc_2.192) has translation MVHITLGQAIWASVKPIIKIYLIIGVGFLLAKLNILTAEATRYISDIVLTVLLPCLAFNKIVANIEDQDIKSVGIICLTSVILFLTGLFFAYVVRRCLWVPKEWGGGILAGGMFPNISDLPIAYIQTMDQGFIFTPEEGEKGVANVIIFLAMFLICVFNLGGFRLIENDFHYHDEENGIRDSEMVHSISSGSSMTHSSENGQDMDESASNFSPKELPQNSSEEDDIDEKSQPNQRLPSKDNGHEKIIPHSQSSSDTPVDPLQQPVVAHTRGGQQSNPALNSSPSLRTTESLPGSSIITPIFSDEASLSSDLAGRTLSQPIAYTSQEDAYRLDRDYHHHHHRHQNQSRDSELYSGNAQHLHPNFPYTYQQNELNRSVSIRSIDTRDLPAQNMQDIIHEYSNVDQYGKRRRSSVTSDVLSAHISATGSQSSALQRIKTANLTKILTSDATVSKKDISESGSSLPNWLRKFPLTPFIVFFIKNCLRPCSMAVILALIIAFIPWVKALFVTTKHTPKIKQAPDQQPALSFFMDFSAYIGAASVPFGLMLLGATLGRLKIGKLYPGFWKSACVLVFLRQCIMPIFGVLWCDRLVKAGWLNWESDKMLLFVIAITWDLPTMTTLIYFTASYTPVDATNPIQMECVSFFLMIQYPLMVVSLPFLVSYFLKVQMKL, from the coding sequence ATGGTGCATATCACGCTTGGCCAGGCCATCTGGGCTTCAGTCAAGCCAATCATCAAAATATACCTCATTATAGGCGTGGGGTTCCTTCTCGCTAAATTGAATATACTGACTGCAGAGGCTACCCGGTACATATCAGACATTGTCCTTACTGTCCTGCTGCCCTGTCTGGCCTTCAACAAGATCGTGGCTAATATAGAGGATCAGGATATCAAATCGGTCGGTATTATATGTCTTACCTCGGTGATCCTGTTTTTGACCGGTTTGTTCTTCGCATACGTAGTGAGGAGATGTTTGTGGGTCCCGAAAGAATGGGGTGGGGGGATCCTCGCTGGTGGGATGTTCCCCAATATATCGGATCTTCCTATCGCTTACATCCAAACTATGGACCAAGGGTTTATCTTCACCCCAGAGGAAGGTGAAAAGGGGGTTGCTAATGTCATTATCTTCTTGGCGATGTTTCTCATCTGCGTGTTTAACCTAGGTGGGTTTAGACTCATAGAGAACGATTTCCATTACCATGACGAGGAAAACGGGATTAGAGATTCGGAAATGGTACATTCTATCTCTTCCGGTAGTAGCATGACCCACAGTTCAGAAAATGGACAAGATATGGATGAAAGTGCGAGTAATTTTTCTCCAAAGGAGCTGCCCCAGAATTCatcagaggaggacgatATAGACGAGAAGTCTCAACCAAACCAGAGACTGCCCTCCAAAGATAATGGCCACGAGAAGATCATACCGCATTCACAGTCCTCCAGTGACACACCTGTCGACCCACTGCAACAACCTGTCGTGGCACACACTCGCGGCGGGCAACAGTCCAATCCAGCGTTAAACTCGTCTCCCAGTCTACGCACCACGGAGTCCCTTCCTGGGTCCTCCATCATAACACCTATTTTCTCAGACGAGGCATCCCTGTCCTCAGACTTGGCAGGAAGAACGTTGTCACAACCAATCGCTTACACATCACAGGAGGACGCGTATCGTCTAGACAGAGAttaccaccaccatcatCACAGACACCAAAATCAAAGCAGGGACAGTGAACTCTACAGTGGTAATGCACAACACTTACATCCAAACTTCCCCTACACGTACCAACAGAACGAACTTAACAGATCAGTGTCGATAAGGTCCATCGATACAAGAGACCTCCCAGCGCAAAACATGCAAGATATCATCCACGAATACTCGAACGTTGACCAATACGGGAAGAGAAGACGGTCCTCGGTCACCTCGGATGTACTATCCGCGCACATATCGGCAACTGGGTCCCAGTCGTCCGCGCTACAGAGGATCAAAACGGCAAACCTGACCAAGATCCTTACATCAGACGCAACTGTCTCCAAGAAGGATATCTCCGAGTCCGGATCCTCACTACCAAACTGGCTACGGAAATTCCCACTGACCCCCTTCATCGTAttcttcatcaaaaatTGTTTGAGGCCATGCTCAATGGCAGTGATCCTCGCCCTGATAATAGCATTTATTCCATGGGTGAAGGCTCTGTTCGTCACCACGAAACACACACCGAAGATTAAACAGGCCCCGGATCAACAACCGGCACTCAGCTTCTTCATGGATTTCTCAGCGTACATCGGTGCGGCATCTGTGCCCTTCGGTCTAATGCTGCTTGGTGCAACCCTTGGGAGACTGAAAATCGGGAAATTGTACCCTGGTTTCTGGAAATCAGCATGTGTGCTGGTGTTCTTGAGACAGTGTATCATGCCCATCTTCGGTGTCCTGTGGTGTGACAGATTGGTCAAAGCAGGTTGGTTAAATTGGGAAAGCGACAAGATGTTGCTCTTTGTCATCGCCATTACATGGGACTTGCCCACCATGACTACACTGATCTACTTTACAGCATCGTATACTCCGGTGGACGCAACAAATCCAATACAGATGGAGTGTGTATCGTTCTTTCTGATGATCCAATACCCGCTCATGGTTGTAAGTCTGCCTTTCTTAGTGTCATACTTTTTAAAGGTTCAAATGAAACTGTAA
- the PDS1 gene encoding securin (similar to Saccharomyces cerevisiae PDS1 (YDR113C); ancestral locus Anc_8.265), whose amino-acid sequence MQDNEDKENAVAVPQTPASNILDGSGVVLKPVGSRGKQSFSVRKSPTRGGRLPLASKDNNASGLVVSGKLGRQPADQVREANSSRKLKRYGSLLGYDNRQLTRSKSLILKDPEAPNESSKSVTKRLLLDEEIAKNSSDGDDDGDDTDILKIRSQLGGGLDRLVRQSQNRELEIRPQAQDELPYIPDGHIILHEADIAKLRDYAPRDIMIDDSGADDTDDDKRQADGSSLQLLELEDIPDGPEHTQPEVHLNTLDRFPQIAGSEDWENGLTNDDIEDLINGI is encoded by the coding sequence ATGCAGGATAACGAGGATAAGGAGAATGCTGTTGCGGTGCCGCAGACGCCCGCGAGCAATATTTTGGATGGGAGTGGAGTCGTACTGAAACCTGTTGGGTCGCGCGGGAAGCAGAGCTTCAGCGTGAGGAAGTCGCCAACTAGAGGCGGACGGTTGCCCCTCGCGTCCAAGGATAACAATGCTTCTGGGCTGGTTGTGTCCGGGAAATTGGGCAGACAACCCGCAGACCAAGTGCGCGAGGCGAACAGTTCGCGTAAGTTGAAACGGTACGGGTCGCTGTTGGGGTATGATAACAGGCAGCTGACGCGTTCCAAGAGTCTGATCTTAAAGGATCCAGAGGCACCCAATGAGTCGAGTAAATCTGTGACGAAGCGACTGCTGCTCGATGAGGAGATCGCGAAGAACAGTTCTGACGGCGATGACGATGGAGATGATACTGATATCCTCAAGATACGATCACAGCTGGGAGGCGGGTTGGACCGGCTGGTACGCCAGTCACAGAACAGAGAACTAGAGATACGCCCGCAGGCGCAAGATGAACTGCCGTATATCCCAGATGGACATATTATATTACACGAGGCGGACATAGCTAAGTTGCGGGACTACGCTCCAAGGGATATCATGATAGATGATTCTGGAGCAGATGATACTGATGATGATAAACGTCAAGCAGACGGATCGTCTCTGCAGTTGCTGGAATTGGAAGATATACCTGATGGGCCAGAGCATACGCAACCAGAAGTACATTTGAATACATTGGATCGTTTCCCGCAGATCGCAGGTTCCGAGGATTGGGAAAACGGACTGACGAATGATGATATAGAAGACTTGATAAACGGGATATGA